From a single Streptomyces misionensis genomic region:
- a CDS encoding IS5 family transposase (programmed frameshift) encodes MVSDDLWERIEPLLPKRERRFRYPGRKPVPDRQVLCGILFVLHTGIQWEHLPHELGFGSGMTCWCRLRDWNEAGVWQQLHEVLLAELNAAARLDWSRAVVDSGHVRALKKGLQTGPSPVDRGWAGSKHHLINDGHGTPLAVILTGNNRNDITQLVPLLDAVPPVRGRPGRPRRKPQSVFADRGYDHDICRDQVRARRILPVTARRGTAHGSGLGTYRWVVERTFAWLHGFKRLRVRWERRADIHEAFLKPACCLITHRQVLSLAGPAN; translated from the exons ATCGTGTCGGATGACCTGTGGGAGCGGATCGAGCCGCTCTTGCCGAAGCGGGAGCGACGGTTCAGATACCCGGGCCGCAAGCCGGTCCCGGATCGGCAGGTGCTGTGCGGGATCCTGTTCGTGCTGCACACCGGTATCCAGTGGGAACACCTGCCCCACGAGCTCGGCTTCGGGTCCGGTATGACGTGCTGGTGTCGACTGCGGGACTGGAACGAGGCCGGGGTCTGGCAGCAGCTGCATGAGGTGCTGCTGGCCGAGCTGAACGCGGCGGCCCGGCTCGACTGGTCGAGGGCGGTTGTCGACTCCGGCCATGTCAGGGCGTTAAAAAAAGGGCTCCAGACAGGCCCGTCGCCAGTCGACCGGGGGTGGGCCGGCTCCAAGCACCACCTGATCA ACGACGGACACGGCACCCCGCTCGCGGTCATCCTCACCGGCAACAACCGCAACGACATCACCCAGCTCGTGCCCCTGCTTGATGCCGTCCCGCCCGTCCGAGGCAGGCCCGGGCGGCCTCGCCGCAAGCCTCAGTCGGTCTTCGCCGACCGCGGCTACGACCACGACATCTGTCGCGACCAGGTCCGGGCCCGTCGGATCCTCCCCGTCACTGCCCGGCGCGGCACAGCCCATGGCAGCGGCTTGGGCACCTATCGGTGGGTGGTCGAGCGCACCTTCGCATGGCTCCACGGTTTCAAACGACTTCGCGTCCGCTGGGAACGCCGAGCCGACATCCACGAAGCCTTCCTCAAGCCCGCGTGCTGCCTGATCACCCACCGCCAGGTGCTGTCCTTGGCCGGCCCGGCAAACTGA
- a CDS encoding serpin family protein, giving the protein MASHGTVKAINGLTARWAAALPHDGTVFAAAGVWPLLGLLADGAAGPARQELSDALGIPADGAAMAARDLVSTLRTTRGLSAALGLWTRGTLPIEPAWLDQLPADVHGQLTGDPISDQLHLDAWAAKCTDGQIDAMPITVNDKTLLVSASALTLRTDWIRPFTPGGMEAETGPWRGKDLAGLHRTTSLLNRVGVADMAAGPLTELQIIGTHGIDVHLYLGTPEATAGQVLTAALGALHNRRAMVPGDHLPYGTPGPGLSVTRVPSVDGEPTLHVSTVPFTVKAHHNLLNHPGLFGLRTATDASQGHFPGISAKPLAVQAAAQAMTATFGARGFRSAAVTAFAMMAGGIPRYPFRAREISARFDRPFGFLALHRTSRLVLNAGWVANPDTFEEASPGLVSAP; this is encoded by the coding sequence ATGGCCAGTCACGGCACAGTCAAAGCCATCAACGGACTGACCGCACGTTGGGCCGCGGCCCTGCCCCACGACGGCACGGTATTCGCCGCAGCCGGAGTGTGGCCGTTGCTCGGCCTCCTCGCCGACGGTGCCGCAGGTCCCGCCCGGCAGGAACTCTCGGATGCCCTCGGCATCCCGGCGGACGGCGCCGCAATGGCGGCACGAGACCTGGTCTCCACGCTCAGGACGACGCGTGGCCTGAGTGCGGCTCTGGGACTGTGGACCCGCGGCACCCTGCCCATCGAACCGGCCTGGCTGGACCAACTGCCCGCCGATGTGCACGGGCAGCTCACCGGCGACCCCATCAGCGACCAGTTGCACCTCGACGCCTGGGCGGCCAAGTGCACGGACGGGCAGATCGACGCGATGCCGATCACGGTGAACGACAAGACTCTGCTGGTGTCAGCCAGCGCCCTGACCCTCCGCACCGACTGGATCCGGCCCTTCACCCCAGGCGGAATGGAAGCCGAAACAGGGCCCTGGCGCGGCAAGGACCTGGCCGGCCTGCACCGAACCACCAGTCTCCTGAACCGGGTCGGCGTGGCAGACATGGCAGCCGGCCCCCTCACCGAACTTCAGATCATCGGCACTCATGGCATCGACGTCCACCTGTACCTCGGAACACCTGAGGCAACCGCAGGCCAGGTACTGACTGCCGCCCTGGGCGCACTCCACAACCGCCGGGCAATGGTCCCTGGCGATCACCTCCCTTACGGCACTCCAGGCCCCGGGCTGTCCGTGACTCGCGTCCCCAGTGTCGACGGCGAACCCACGCTCCACGTATCCACCGTGCCGTTCACCGTCAAAGCCCACCACAACCTGCTCAACCACCCCGGCCTGTTCGGCCTGCGCACGGCGACGGACGCCTCGCAAGGCCACTTTCCCGGCATCAGTGCCAAGCCTCTTGCTGTCCAGGCCGCCGCACAGGCTATGACGGCGACGTTCGGCGCACGCGGCTTCCGCTCCGCGGCCGTCACCGCCTTTGCCATGATGGCCGGTGGCATCCCGCGCTACCCCTTCCGAGCCCGCGAGATCAGCGCCCGCTTCGACCGCCCCTTCGGGTTCCTCGCTTTGCACCGCACCTCCCGACTCGTCCTCAACGCAGGCTGGGTCGCCAACCCCGACACCTTCGAGGAAGCCTCCCCGGGCCTGGTGAGCGCCCCATGA
- a CDS encoding barstar family protein: MTTTYVLDGRQIRTLEDFWRVIGEAINGPGGYFGRNLDAFADCLSGGFGAPDDREYVVEWRDHQVSRQHLGCPETARQLEIRLSRCHPTNRPSVFADLGAARDGRGFTVFDWLVKIFDDRAPGVLRLQ; the protein is encoded by the coding sequence GTGACAACGACATACGTGCTGGACGGCAGGCAGATTAGAACGCTGGAGGACTTCTGGCGAGTCATCGGCGAAGCGATCAACGGTCCGGGGGGTTACTTCGGTCGAAACCTCGACGCCTTCGCTGACTGCCTCAGCGGTGGCTTCGGAGCGCCCGACGACCGTGAGTACGTGGTTGAGTGGCGCGACCACCAGGTATCTCGACAGCATCTCGGCTGTCCGGAGACAGCTCGTCAGCTTGAGATCCGGTTGTCACGCTGCCACCCCACGAACCGCCCCTCTGTCTTCGCCGACCTTGGCGCAGCAAGAGATGGACGCGGATTCACGGTCTTCGATTGGCTGGTCAAGATTTTCGACGATCGCGCCCCTGGCGTCCTGCGACTCCAGTGA
- a CDS encoding carcinine hydrolase/isopenicillin-N N-acyltransferase family protein, with protein sequence MPLVLRYVLETCQTVDEAVGRLRTLPVAIPQNVTLVDPDRSVTVHVGPDIPMTEAPDSCAANHQHLPVPDEQERTTRTQARLAAVRAAGIDVPAMLRPPLYQRAYDHWLGTVYTAHYRPAEGCVTYQWPGEHWEHTIAEFTPGARTVALGLSDNNDH encoded by the coding sequence ATGCCCCTCGTGCTGCGCTACGTCCTGGAGACCTGCCAGACCGTCGACGAGGCGGTCGGCAGACTGCGCACCCTGCCCGTCGCGATCCCGCAGAACGTCACTCTCGTCGACCCGGACCGGAGCGTGACGGTTCACGTGGGCCCCGACATTCCGATGACCGAGGCACCGGACTCCTGCGCCGCCAACCACCAGCACCTGCCGGTGCCGGACGAGCAGGAACGAACCACCCGGACACAGGCCCGGCTTGCCGCCGTACGGGCGGCGGGAATCGACGTCCCGGCGATGCTGCGACCACCGCTGTACCAGCGCGCGTACGACCACTGGCTGGGCACCGTGTACACGGCCCACTACCGCCCTGCGGAGGGCTGCGTGACGTACCAATGGCCCGGCGAGCACTGGGAACACACCATCGCCGAATTCACGCCGGGAGCACGCACCGTTGCCCTGGGACTGTCCGACAACAACGATCACTGA
- a CDS encoding MFS transporter, whose translation MAASTTAIMRDPGGADSPHRSPVIGWLAVVAVMLGIFSIVTTEILPIGLLTKIGASFTISDGMAGLMMTMPGFLAAIAAPVVTVATARIDRRLMLCAFMVLLAAANFLAAAAPDYWLVLVSRVIVGIVIGGFWSIGASLAERLVPAESVARATAVIFSAVPLGSVLGVPAGTFIGDLAGWRSAFIAMGGLTIGVLIMLLIVTPPLPPQQTTRLGVLRGMLNSVATRFALLLTVLVVLAHFGTYTYITPFLEQVTDAGSGLITVFLLIYGAAGILGNFLGGSLIARHPRATFGTAAGMIAAATLLLPVVGQWKAGAVALLIVWGVAYGAVPVSSQTWFTKASPDTPEAASVMFTAAFQATISLGALTGGIVVDASSPSTVMTLGGMTAVLMVIAVWGHYARRLTWPDNA comes from the coding sequence ATGGCTGCATCCACCACCGCCATCATGCGCGATCCTGGCGGGGCCGATTCACCGCACCGCTCCCCGGTGATCGGATGGCTGGCCGTCGTCGCGGTGATGCTGGGGATCTTCTCCATCGTCACGACGGAAATCCTCCCCATCGGACTTCTGACCAAGATCGGTGCGAGCTTCACCATCTCCGACGGGATGGCCGGACTGATGATGACCATGCCCGGCTTCCTCGCGGCGATCGCCGCACCCGTCGTCACCGTCGCGACCGCGCGGATCGACCGCCGCCTGATGCTGTGCGCCTTCATGGTCCTGCTCGCCGCGGCGAACTTCCTGGCAGCGGCAGCCCCCGACTACTGGCTGGTCTTGGTCTCCCGCGTCATCGTCGGCATCGTCATCGGCGGCTTCTGGTCCATCGGCGCCTCACTGGCCGAACGCCTAGTCCCCGCCGAATCCGTCGCCCGAGCCACAGCGGTGATCTTCTCCGCGGTGCCCCTGGGTTCCGTACTCGGCGTACCGGCCGGCACGTTCATCGGCGACCTGGCCGGATGGCGTTCCGCGTTCATCGCCATGGGCGGCCTCACCATCGGCGTGCTGATCATGCTGCTGATCGTCACGCCGCCCCTGCCACCGCAGCAGACCACCCGCCTGGGCGTCCTGCGGGGCATGCTCAACAGCGTCGCCACGCGCTTCGCCCTGCTCCTGACCGTTCTGGTCGTGCTGGCGCACTTCGGCACGTACACCTACATCACCCCGTTCCTCGAGCAGGTCACCGACGCGGGCTCCGGGCTCATCACCGTCTTCCTGCTCATCTACGGCGCGGCGGGCATCCTCGGCAACTTTCTGGGCGGCTCCCTGATCGCACGCCACCCGCGGGCCACCTTCGGCACCGCCGCCGGTATGATCGCCGCCGCCACCCTGCTCCTGCCCGTCGTGGGCCAGTGGAAAGCCGGAGCGGTCGCCCTCCTGATCGTCTGGGGCGTTGCGTACGGGGCGGTGCCCGTCTCCTCCCAGACGTGGTTCACCAAGGCGAGTCCCGACACCCCCGAGGCCGCCTCCGTCATGTTCACCGCGGCGTTCCAGGCCACGATCTCCCTCGGCGCCCTGACCGGTGGAATCGTCGTCGACGCCAGCTCGCCCTCGACGGTCATGACCCTGGGTGGCATGACGGCCGTCCTCATGGTCATCGCCGTATGGGGCCACTACGCCCGACGCCTGACCTGGCCGGACAACGCCTGA
- a CDS encoding LamG domain-containing protein, translated as MPKAPTISSGDYPASDSENPDDPWFDGVGKYGSFELKAADTDVTKYWFGINGDPTSANTIITSAGAAKTAKMLPAKEGLNFVTAKAFDQAGNGSEIRTYQFRVKAGQPERAMWQMDEPAGATQAAGSAPERTAELRGGVTPGVDGVKGTAMSFNGTDGYAVTDIPTVDTSTGFSVSAWAKLSTMPDQAAIIAAQPGNYSPGFELYYSKAYDRWAFNQYKADVSGAGIARAMQPSAGGAKAGQWTHLVGTYSSSSYELKLYVDGELVGTTIHDTPWDARRGLQIGAGSYDGKPASFFPGVIDEVQIFDKPITAAEVTHLYNKEPVPSGRPARAVFSMDEPADATKLTGRAEVPAARFVGGVTPGQPGVAGKAMTLNGIDGYATAGRPLLNNQRGLTVSAWAKLPKTKPDHAAIVATQTSTYRPGLELYYSKAYDRWVFNQYSADSPDATPIRAMQADGQTANGDTWTHLVGVQDTVAKKLTLYVNGVKAGETDLKANWYAGGAVQIGAGSYDGKLDSFFPGQIDDVRMFDRPVSAAEVQQMFKQRPLVKGRWTFETATGSPLVTPDASASGNAMTLYGGAQIDSGWVDGGLTLDGVDGYGVTSTAPVDTSASFTVSAWVQAAAVPQKGVALLSVPGTTQNAFTVRYEPSATPDTDPGRWRVAMASADSSDATVKQVDHGKFYSPTDWTHVALVYDGFAKHLSLYVNGELEETVCADGDDTTCTENFSWADDVLAFKSSQPMQLGRARTGTSTWGEYWPGTVSDVWSFQGALSSTQIERLAMGWPGMPTDVPGDD; from the coding sequence GTGCCCAAGGCACCGACGATCTCCTCCGGCGACTACCCGGCCTCCGACTCGGAGAACCCGGACGACCCCTGGTTCGACGGGGTAGGTAAGTACGGGTCATTCGAACTCAAAGCCGCGGACACCGATGTGACCAAGTACTGGTTCGGCATCAACGGCGACCCCACGTCGGCGAACACGATCATCACCTCCGCGGGTGCCGCGAAGACCGCGAAGATGCTGCCGGCCAAGGAGGGCCTGAACTTCGTCACGGCCAAGGCGTTCGACCAGGCAGGCAACGGCAGTGAGATCCGCACCTACCAGTTCCGCGTGAAGGCCGGGCAGCCGGAGCGGGCGATGTGGCAGATGGACGAGCCGGCCGGGGCAACCCAGGCTGCGGGATCGGCACCGGAACGCACCGCGGAGTTGAGAGGCGGTGTGACGCCGGGCGTGGACGGGGTGAAGGGCACGGCCATGTCCTTCAACGGGACCGACGGCTACGCCGTGACCGACATCCCCACCGTGGACACCTCAACCGGATTCTCGGTCTCCGCGTGGGCGAAGCTGTCGACGATGCCGGACCAGGCAGCCATCATCGCTGCCCAACCCGGCAACTACTCCCCGGGTTTCGAGCTGTACTACTCCAAGGCGTACGACAGGTGGGCGTTCAACCAGTACAAGGCCGATGTCTCGGGAGCGGGCATCGCGCGCGCCATGCAGCCTTCCGCAGGCGGAGCCAAAGCAGGGCAATGGACGCACCTCGTGGGCACCTACAGTTCCAGCAGCTACGAACTGAAGCTGTACGTCGACGGCGAACTCGTAGGCACCACGATCCACGACACCCCCTGGGACGCACGCCGGGGACTGCAGATCGGCGCCGGCTCCTACGACGGCAAACCGGCCTCGTTCTTCCCTGGCGTGATCGACGAGGTGCAGATCTTCGACAAGCCGATAACGGCCGCCGAGGTGACGCACTTGTACAACAAGGAACCGGTCCCCTCGGGGCGTCCGGCACGCGCGGTGTTCTCGATGGACGAGCCTGCCGATGCGACGAAGCTGACCGGCAGGGCTGAAGTACCGGCGGCCCGGTTCGTCGGAGGTGTCACCCCGGGGCAGCCGGGCGTCGCGGGCAAGGCGATGACGCTGAACGGCATCGACGGCTACGCCACCGCAGGCCGGCCGCTACTGAACAATCAGCGCGGCTTGACCGTGTCCGCGTGGGCCAAGCTCCCGAAGACCAAGCCGGATCACGCAGCGATCGTCGCCACGCAGACAAGTACCTACCGACCGGGCCTGGAGCTGTACTACTCCAAGGCGTACGACCGATGGGTGTTCAACCAGTACTCGGCCGACTCACCGGACGCCACACCGATTCGGGCCATGCAGGCCGACGGACAGACCGCCAACGGCGACACCTGGACGCACCTGGTCGGTGTACAGGACACGGTCGCCAAGAAACTCACCCTGTACGTCAACGGGGTGAAAGCCGGCGAGACCGATCTGAAGGCCAACTGGTACGCCGGCGGCGCGGTGCAGATCGGTGCCGGTTCCTACGACGGCAAGCTGGACTCGTTCTTCCCCGGACAAATCGACGACGTGCGCATGTTCGATCGTCCGGTGTCGGCGGCCGAGGTCCAGCAGATGTTCAAGCAGCGCCCGCTGGTCAAGGGACGCTGGACGTTCGAGACCGCCACGGGCTCCCCGCTCGTGACCCCGGACGCGTCAGCATCGGGTAACGCGATGACGCTCTACGGCGGCGCACAGATCGATTCCGGATGGGTCGACGGCGGCCTCACACTCGACGGCGTCGACGGCTACGGCGTCACCTCCACGGCGCCCGTGGACACCAGTGCCAGCTTCACCGTCAGCGCATGGGTTCAGGCTGCCGCCGTGCCGCAGAAGGGCGTGGCCCTGCTCAGCGTGCCCGGAACGACGCAAAACGCGTTCACGGTGCGCTATGAGCCAAGTGCCACACCTGACACGGATCCCGGGCGGTGGCGGGTTGCCATGGCCTCAGCGGACAGCAGCGATGCCACAGTCAAACAAGTCGACCACGGAAAGTTCTACAGCCCGACCGACTGGACGCACGTGGCCCTGGTCTACGACGGCTTCGCCAAACACCTGTCGCTGTACGTGAACGGTGAGCTGGAAGAGACCGTCTGCGCGGACGGGGACGACACGACCTGCACGGAGAACTTCTCGTGGGCGGATGACGTGCTGGCGTTCAAGTCGTCCCAGCCGATGCAACTCGGACGGGCCAGGACAGGGACAAGCACCTGGGGCGAGTACTGGCCCGGCACGGTCTCCGACGTGTGGTCGTTCCAAGGCGCATTGAGCAGCACCCAGATCGAGAGGCTGGCCATGGGCTGGCCCGGCATGCCCACCGACGTACCCGGTGACGACTGA
- a CDS encoding DNRLRE domain-containing protein: protein MPVGVRLRAAGVILSTAVALSGLAVTNAVGAARTGAPAAVTSEAPSAEQPTLTEAAAFVQARRTGKPVEVASLRGESREVYATPEGNLEAREHLRPVRARAGGEWKPIDTDLAKTDSGMVAPKVIAVGLEFSGGGTAPMVRMTKAGRTLALSWPGTLPAPRIDGDNATYLDVLPGVDLRLGAQEDGFTQLLVVKSAEAAASKELAALRLKLDGDGVDVRETGGGGLEAVDKGAGSAVFEAPQPLMWDSSGGPAAEQTAAARSLGAATAGSAAGDEPGAAESGKLAPVDVEVPAGQDELVLKPDTEVLKGQDMVYPVYIDPQWYSPKASAWTMVSKYWASSPQWKFNGDSDAGMGYCGWSYCKPYDTKRLFYRIPVSKFAGTSVLSAEFVVRNTWSASCGARSVELWRTKDISSSTTWNSQNAAGYWIKQLSSQSFAYGYEGCAAKDAEFDVKSAVQEAADKNWATMTFGLQAANESDAYGWKRFSGDAYLRVKYNRPPSQIKLSQLTMEYGGACKKSADAPRIRTLGKIYANNVSDPDADNVAVQFQAKWDSGDGKGLIARWTPALTSSKKSGSSFSIALPSSIPQNKQIQWYARAYDGPSTRRGRTRAAPRAATSSMTPQCPRHRRSPPATTRPPTRRTRTTPGSTG, encoded by the coding sequence ATGCCTGTGGGGGTGCGGCTGCGTGCCGCCGGGGTGATCTTGTCCACTGCGGTGGCGCTGAGTGGACTCGCGGTCACCAACGCGGTGGGTGCCGCCCGCACCGGGGCGCCGGCTGCTGTGACATCGGAAGCACCGTCCGCGGAGCAGCCCACGCTGACCGAGGCTGCGGCGTTTGTCCAGGCCAGGCGTACAGGTAAGCCGGTGGAGGTGGCCTCGCTGCGGGGAGAGAGCCGCGAGGTCTACGCCACGCCCGAGGGGAACCTGGAGGCGCGGGAGCATCTGCGGCCTGTGCGGGCCAGGGCGGGGGGCGAATGGAAGCCGATCGACACTGATTTGGCCAAGACGGACAGCGGCATGGTCGCGCCGAAGGTCATCGCCGTCGGCCTGGAGTTCTCGGGCGGCGGGACCGCGCCGATGGTGCGGATGACCAAGGCCGGGCGGACGTTGGCTCTGTCCTGGCCCGGCACGCTTCCTGCTCCTCGGATCGACGGTGACAACGCGACGTATCTTGATGTTCTGCCTGGTGTGGATCTGCGGCTCGGGGCGCAGGAAGACGGATTCACGCAATTGCTGGTGGTGAAGTCGGCTGAGGCTGCGGCCAGCAAGGAACTGGCGGCGCTGCGACTGAAGTTGGACGGCGACGGCGTGGACGTTCGTGAGACAGGCGGGGGTGGGCTGGAGGCTGTCGACAAGGGTGCCGGCAGCGCGGTGTTCGAGGCGCCGCAGCCGCTGATGTGGGATTCAAGTGGGGGCCCCGCGGCGGAGCAGACGGCTGCCGCGCGTTCCTTGGGCGCCGCGACGGCTGGAAGTGCTGCCGGCGACGAGCCCGGGGCGGCCGAGTCGGGGAAACTGGCGCCGGTCGATGTGGAGGTGCCAGCCGGGCAAGACGAGCTGGTGCTGAAGCCGGATACTGAGGTACTCAAGGGCCAGGACATGGTGTACCCGGTCTACATCGACCCGCAGTGGTACTCCCCGAAGGCGTCGGCGTGGACGATGGTGTCGAAGTACTGGGCGTCGTCGCCGCAATGGAAGTTCAACGGCGACTCCGACGCGGGTATGGGCTACTGCGGCTGGTCGTATTGCAAGCCGTACGACACCAAGCGTCTTTTCTACCGGATACCGGTATCGAAGTTCGCGGGGACGTCTGTGCTGTCGGCGGAGTTCGTGGTGCGCAACACATGGTCGGCGTCCTGTGGTGCACGCAGTGTGGAGCTGTGGCGGACGAAGGACATCTCGTCATCGACGACGTGGAACTCGCAGAACGCTGCCGGGTACTGGATCAAGCAGCTGTCTTCGCAGTCGTTCGCGTACGGCTACGAAGGATGTGCGGCCAAAGACGCCGAATTCGATGTGAAGTCTGCGGTTCAGGAGGCCGCGGACAAGAACTGGGCGACCATGACGTTCGGTCTCCAGGCCGCCAACGAGAGTGACGCCTACGGTTGGAAGCGGTTCTCCGGCGACGCGTATCTGCGGGTGAAGTACAACCGGCCGCCGTCCCAGATCAAGCTGTCGCAGCTGACGATGGAGTACGGCGGCGCGTGCAAGAAGTCAGCGGACGCGCCGCGCATACGCACACTGGGCAAGATCTACGCGAACAACGTCAGCGACCCGGACGCTGACAACGTTGCAGTGCAGTTCCAGGCGAAGTGGGACTCCGGGGACGGCAAGGGACTGATCGCGCGGTGGACGCCGGCGCTCACATCGTCCAAGAAGTCCGGGTCCAGCTTCTCGATCGCCTTGCCGTCATCGATCCCGCAGAACAAGCAGATCCAGTGGTACGCGCGCGCCTATGACGGGCCCAGTACTCGCCGTGGTCGTACGCGGGCGGCTCCACGAGCTGCTACTTCGTCTATGACACCTCAGTGCCCAAGGCACCGACGATCTCCTCCGGCGACTACCCGGCCTCCGACTCGGAGAACCCGGACGACCCCTGGTTCGACGGGGTAG
- a CDS encoding amidase produces MTESPVSSEELAWLDATAQAELVRRGLLTPRELVEAAIERIERLNGTLNAVITPLYEKALADAEASGLPHGPFRGVPMLLKDALCQTAGDPYYGGMRALRDRDWRAHEDSTLAARFRSAGFVFCGRTNLPELATSVTTEPLAHGATRNPWALDRSPGGSSGGSAAAVAAGMVPVAHGNDMAGSIRMPASACGVVGLKPTRARSSLGPRYGEYWGGVTHEHVLTRSVRDTAAVLDVTAGAAVGDPYAAAPPTRPYREEVGVDPGALRIGFRSIPPGATAPAHKECVAAVEHAARLLDRLGHHVEPTPAAALDAPELFQALPTLFSAILAWELEQWSQRLGEQLEPADLEPMNGALAEAGRSVTAAQWLSGIQAWQQWARGVAGLWETEVDVLLTPTLPTLPPHLGELAPEAKAPMDLVADVAGCIAFTLPFNVTGQPAVSLPLYRTSDGLPVGVQLVAAHGREDVLIRLASQLERAAPWSGTHPPFSA; encoded by the coding sequence ATGACGGAGAGCCCCGTGTCGAGCGAGGAACTCGCATGGCTGGACGCGACGGCGCAGGCCGAACTGGTGCGGCGCGGTCTGCTGACGCCGCGTGAACTCGTCGAGGCCGCCATCGAACGGATAGAGCGGCTTAACGGCACACTCAACGCCGTCATCACGCCCCTGTATGAGAAGGCTCTCGCCGATGCGGAGGCGTCCGGGTTGCCCCATGGCCCGTTCCGCGGCGTGCCGATGCTGCTGAAGGATGCCCTGTGCCAGACCGCGGGTGATCCGTACTACGGGGGGATGCGCGCGCTGCGGGACCGCGACTGGCGGGCTCATGAGGACTCCACCCTGGCGGCACGGTTCCGGTCGGCCGGTTTCGTCTTCTGCGGCCGGACGAACCTTCCCGAGCTGGCCACCAGTGTGACCACGGAGCCGTTGGCCCACGGGGCGACGCGCAACCCGTGGGCCCTCGATCGATCGCCTGGCGGCTCGAGCGGTGGGTCGGCGGCGGCGGTCGCCGCTGGCATGGTCCCGGTGGCGCACGGCAACGACATGGCCGGCTCGATACGGATGCCCGCCAGCGCCTGTGGCGTCGTCGGTCTGAAACCCACGCGGGCACGGTCCTCGTTGGGGCCACGGTACGGCGAGTACTGGGGAGGGGTGACGCACGAGCACGTGCTGACCCGGTCGGTGCGTGACACCGCCGCCGTGCTCGACGTGACAGCCGGTGCGGCAGTCGGTGACCCGTACGCGGCGGCACCCCCGACGCGGCCCTACCGCGAGGAGGTCGGAGTCGATCCGGGCGCACTGCGGATCGGGTTCCGCTCGATCCCGCCGGGTGCGACCGCCCCGGCCCACAAGGAATGTGTGGCGGCAGTCGAGCACGCGGCCCGGCTGCTCGACCGCCTCGGCCACCACGTCGAGCCGACACCGGCGGCGGCGCTGGACGCACCCGAGCTGTTCCAGGCCCTGCCCACCCTCTTCTCAGCCATACTCGCCTGGGAGTTGGAGCAGTGGTCGCAGCGTCTCGGCGAACAGCTCGAACCCGCCGACCTGGAGCCGATGAACGGGGCGCTCGCGGAGGCGGGCCGCTCTGTCACGGCCGCGCAGTGGCTCTCCGGCATACAGGCGTGGCAGCAGTGGGCACGAGGTGTGGCCGGCTTGTGGGAGACCGAGGTCGATGTCCTGCTCACGCCGACGCTGCCCACTCTCCCGCCGCACCTTGGTGAGCTTGCCCCGGAAGCGAAAGCCCCGATGGACCTGGTGGCCGATGTCGCAGGATGTATCGCCTTCACCCTGCCGTTCAACGTCACCGGCCAGCCCGCCGTCTCCCTGCCCCTGTACCGCACCTCCGACGGACTCCCCGTCGGCGTGCAGCTCGTCGCCGCGCACGGCCGGGAGGACGTGCTGATCCGACTGGCCTCACAGCTCGAGCGAGCCGCTCCGTGGTCCGGCACGCACCCCCCGTTCTCCGCCTGA